The Zingiber officinale cultivar Zhangliang chromosome 10A, Zo_v1.1, whole genome shotgun sequence genome contains a region encoding:
- the LOC122026721 gene encoding probable aspartic protease At2g35615: MAAISTFFLRLLLISFVPALVMTSTVFDVELVHRDSPKSPLYNSSMTTFDRLQTAALRSVNRASYLAKRIAMKTSTVIDVRVHYEDWEFLMEFSMGTPNPQHVWGILDIGSDLNWVNCHCDDDQMCVYHYSYADGSNIDGMFSSDTFRFYSSDTKQFTSIPNMLFGCNFRSFDTGDNDFGSTIGLFLGRGHTTVTGKVTVTSLMTQDTDYAVQLNAISIPGAFNIDYHTRRSKLTADNIIFDSGTSMTTLDTQVVDELVMKLTDYVNLPTVKPEGEFKLCFDVNSTEQEEELPGMLFSFAGELGNFSVSPENLFTWFGAQVKCMMILGTNDIQIFGNIMQKDVLVGYDLEKMELTLTEKECI; this comes from the exons ATGGCGGCCATCAGTACCTTCTTCCTTCGCCTCCTACTAATCTCCTTCGTGCCAGCCCTTGTCATGACAAGCACTGTCTTCGATGTCGAGTTGGTCCACCGTGACTCACCCAAGTCACCACTGTACAATAGCTCGATGACGACCTTCGATCGCCTGCAGACCGCTGCCCTTCGCTCGGTCAACCGAGCTAGCTACTTGGCCAAGCGTATCGCCATGAAGACCTCCACCGTCATAGATGTCCGCGTACACTATGAGGATTGGGAATTCTTGATGGAGTTCAGCATGGGCACACCAAACCCGCAACATGTGTGGGGCATTCTCGACATCGGCAGCGATCTAAACTGGGTCAACT GTCATTGCGATGATGATCAGATGTGCGTGTACCATTACTCCTACGCCGATGGCTCCAACATCGACGGAATGTTCTCCTCGGACACCTTCCGTTTCTACTCGTCAGATACAAAGCAATTTACATCCATTCCAAATATGCTATTCGGTTGCAACTTCCGGTCCTTTGACACCGGCGACAACGACTTCGGTAGCACCATTGG GCTCTTCTTGGGACGCGGCCATACCACTGTCACCGGAAAGGTGACTGTCACGTCGCTCATGACACAAGATACTGACTATGCTGTGCAGCTTAATGCCATCTCTATCCCTGGTGCGTTCAACATTGATTACCATACTAGGAGGTCCAAGTTAACGGCCGACAATATTATCTTTGACTCCGGCACTTCCATGACCACACTGGACACTCAAGTGGTGGATGAGTTGGTGATGAAATTGACGGATTATGTTAACTTGCCAACTGTAAAGCCAGAAGGAGAATTCAAATTATGCTTCGATGTGAACTCGACGGAACAAGAGGAGGAGTTGCCAGGGATGTTGTTCTCATTTGCGGGGGAGTTGGGGAACTTCAGTGTGAGCCCTGAAAACTTGTTCACATGGTTTGGTGCGCAAGTGAAATGCATGATGATATTGGGAACGAATGATATACAAATCTTTGGGAATATTATGCAGAAAGATGTTTTGGTTGGATATGATCTAGAAAAAATGGAATTAACCCTTACAGAGAAAGAGTGTATCTAG